A single window of Pristis pectinata isolate sPriPec2 chromosome 8, sPriPec2.1.pri, whole genome shotgun sequence DNA harbors:
- the med9 gene encoding mediator of RNA polymerase II transcription subunit 9 has translation MAAVETKGPINPEDCSFLPIVHDIIKCIDKDSQEVHQELNKLKTKLQDTREMVSSMPGIDVSPEQQQQQLQNLRDQVRTKNELLQKYKSLCMFDIPKA, from the exons ATGGCGGCGGTGGAGACCAAGGGGCCGATCAACCCGGAGGATTGTTCGTTCCTGCCGATCGTTCACGACATTATTAAATG CATTGACAAAGACAGCCAAGAAGTGCATCAAGAGCTCAACAAACTCAAGACCAAGCTGCAGGATACCAGAGAGATGGTTTCATCAATGCCTGGGATTGATGTTAGCCCTGAACAACAGCAGCAACAACTTCAAAACTTGCGAGATCAGGTTCGCACCAAGAATGAACTTTTACAGAAGTATAAGAGCCTTTGCATGTTTGACATCCCCAAAGCATAG